Within Chloroflexota bacterium, the genomic segment CGCGCGCTACCACCAGATCCAGCGACGGGATGATGTAACAGCGATTGGGTCGATAACCCATAAGGGCAAACGCGTCCCTGGGAAGGCCCGGCCACTGCGTTCCTCGGGTGTTCACCCACCACGTATACCCGTAGCTCGGGTTTAGATCCTGTGAGGTCTGGGTGGCGAGGTCGATCCACCATTCGGGGATCAATTGACGCCCCTCCCATACGCCTCTGCGCAGCATGAGATAGCCAAAGCGGGCTAGCTCCCGGGCTGAGATGTGGATCCCCGTATGTGCGTTGGTATGCGGCCCGATGCATCCGCTGCCACCTTGCACGTCCCAGCTCAACTGCTCGATGCCGATGGGGCCAAAAACTCGCTCCTGGAGATAATCACTCATCTCCCGTCCCATGATGTGGGCGAAGGCCAGCGAGAGGTGGGCGAAGGCCGGGTCGCTGTAGTCCCATCGGGTGCCTGGCTCTGCCGTGAGCTTGTCCGCCCACCGCCCGTAGCGATTGGGGCACCGCCCCAGCGCGTGCTCGAACGGCCCATCGCCTGTGGC encodes:
- a CDS encoding serine hydrolase, which translates into the protein MDPEKLDLVRQGQEFLYGGDSWGIVIIRHGYLVREFYTFNVLVPTRFDIWSGTKSFTGTAWGLLLDDSRQGRLPNGLQVDLDTPAYAHIPEGYPLTDPRKERITIRHLLTMTSGIPGAGVGVIGIPTATGDGPFEHALGRCPNRYGRWADKLTAEPGTRWDYSDPAFAHLSLAFAHIMGREMSDYLQERVFGPIGIEQLSWDVQGGSGCIGPHTNAHTGIHISARELARFGYLMLRRGVWEGRQLIPEWWIDLATQTSQDLNPSYGYTWWVNTRGTQWPGLPRDAFALMGYRPNRCYIIPSLDLVVARVASGPPTWDEPGMIGRIVDAIID